From a single Arthrobacter sp. SLBN-112 genomic region:
- a CDS encoding RNA-binding S4 domain-containing protein — translation MTSLPASPASVRIDAWLWAIRAYKTRSAATAACRAGHVRLNGSPSKASATLVTGDTVTVRMSGYERILEVRRLIAKRVGAEAASHCFTDHTPPRPVLPALGLPQRDRGAGRPTKKDRREMERLRGPA, via the coding sequence ATGACCAGTCTCCCTGCCTCCCCCGCCAGTGTCCGCATCGATGCCTGGCTGTGGGCCATCCGCGCCTATAAAACGCGATCGGCCGCCACTGCAGCCTGCCGGGCAGGGCACGTCCGCCTGAACGGCAGCCCGTCGAAGGCGTCGGCGACCCTTGTTACAGGCGACACCGTGACCGTCCGCATGTCCGGGTACGAGCGCATCCTGGAGGTCCGGCGGCTGATCGCGAAGCGTGTGGGAGCCGAGGCGGCCTCACACTGCTTCACCGACCACACTCCCCCGCGGCCCGTTCTGCCGGCGCTCGGCCTGCCGCAACGCGACCGGGGAGCGGGCAGGCCCACCAAAAAGGACCGCCGCGAGATGGAGCGGCTACGGGGCCCTGCGTGA
- a CDS encoding HNH endonuclease signature motif containing protein: MEAVLRSVQAGGAVLVAGPRTPLGAGPLSFPSSPAAPSIADVIRLLASVPMASDDAGKIDQVRELEDLKCLAGARQADATVAFDLSQRREQAAAGVPVNEQGAGVGAQIALARREVPARGSRLLGLAKTLTGMPHTFAAFRAGLLNEWRATLVVKETICLSPEDRAGVDEELAADTGTLEGAGDKAIVAAVRAAAYRRDPASVTKRAARAITERTVSLRPAPDTMTYLTALLPVAQGVAAYTALTRDADTARSGGDERSRGQVMADILVERVTGIPGGISGVQIQLVMTDRTLLQADSEPARLPGYGTIPAAAARDIALTPPATKPGSPATDDTAQDPAGMVDIAGRHDLDLWVRRLYTAPATGELLAMDSKARFFPAGLKRFLQIRDDTCRTPYCDAPIRHHDHITAWHDGGPTSARNGQGLCKACNHTKETSGWTTKPIPGRRHTVATTTPTGHPHHSTAPPLPGSRLAGTLLAGTRSRSGTVVGAGACPPLTWSFPPAGAGWAEFGVPTPRRKSVE; the protein is encoded by the coding sequence ATGGAAGCAGTATTGCGGTCGGTGCAAGCGGGTGGTGCGGTACTCGTTGCTGGGCCACGGACGCCCCTCGGTGCCGGCCCGCTTTCGTTTCCGTCCTCCCCGGCTGCCCCTTCCATTGCTGATGTCATTAGGCTGTTGGCGTCTGTTCCCATGGCCAGCGATGATGCCGGGAAGATTGACCAGGTGCGGGAGCTGGAGGACCTGAAGTGCCTGGCCGGTGCCCGTCAGGCCGATGCCACCGTTGCTTTTGATTTGTCGCAGCGCCGTGAGCAGGCCGCCGCCGGGGTTCCCGTGAATGAACAGGGCGCCGGGGTCGGGGCGCAGATCGCGTTGGCCCGGCGGGAAGTCCCGGCCCGGGGGTCCCGGTTGCTGGGCCTGGCCAAAACCCTCACCGGGATGCCGCACACCTTCGCCGCGTTCCGGGCTGGCCTGCTGAATGAGTGGCGGGCCACGCTGGTCGTGAAGGAAACCATCTGCCTCAGCCCGGAGGACCGGGCGGGGGTGGATGAGGAACTCGCCGCCGACACCGGCACCCTCGAGGGCGCCGGCGACAAGGCCATTGTGGCCGCGGTCCGGGCCGCCGCGTACCGGCGCGACCCGGCCTCCGTCACGAAACGGGCCGCACGCGCCATCACGGAAAGGACTGTGAGTCTGCGCCCGGCACCGGACACCATGACGTACCTGACCGCACTGCTGCCGGTCGCCCAAGGAGTCGCCGCCTACACCGCCCTGACCCGCGACGCGGACACTGCCCGCAGCGGCGGTGACGAGCGGTCCCGGGGTCAGGTCATGGCCGACATCCTCGTCGAACGCGTTACCGGTATCCCCGGCGGGATCAGCGGGGTTCAGATCCAGCTCGTCATGACCGACCGCACCCTCCTCCAGGCCGATTCCGAACCGGCAAGGCTTCCCGGTTACGGCACCATCCCCGCAGCAGCCGCCCGGGACATCGCCCTCACCCCTCCAGCCACCAAACCCGGTTCCCCCGCCACTGATGACACCGCCCAAGACCCCGCCGGCATGGTCGATATTGCCGGCCGGCACGACCTGGATCTCTGGGTCCGGCGGCTCTACACCGCACCCGCTACCGGCGAGCTGTTGGCAATGGACTCCAAGGCCCGGTTCTTCCCGGCCGGATTGAAACGCTTCCTCCAGATCCGGGACGACACCTGCCGCACGCCGTACTGCGACGCCCCCATCCGCCACCACGACCACATCACCGCCTGGCACGACGGCGGCCCCACCAGCGCCCGTAACGGCCAGGGCCTCTGCAAAGCCTGCAACCACACCAAAGAAACATCCGGCTGGACCACAAAACCCATCCCCGGACGTAGGCACACCGTTGCCACCACCACCCCAACCGGCCACCCCCACCACTCCACCGCACCACCACTACCGGGTTCACGGTTAGCGGGGACACTGTTAGCGGGGACACGGTCACGCTCAGGAACAGTGGTTGGCGCTGGCGCGTGCCCACCCCTGACATGGTCATTTCCTCCTGCAGGGGCCGGCTGGGCCGAATTCGGTGTGCCCACCCCTCGCCGCAAAAGCGTAGAGTGA
- a CDS encoding uracil-DNA glycosylase: MTIDWDEKKALLQEPNIAKVTQLCDELMEKKPGSRVPYIDPVHDEDECRIISLQASPGKGTESGFVSHNNDDEAARRATQIYELAELDPRYVMPWNAYPWVRESGSPSALSVQEKTDGLRPFRQFLKINSRVSAIIAHGTDASTFLTLFEKTYHSSLKNAGIKIYKASALGGRAFAVSEAKQEELLAKSVDTYRDAMQRAGIQHL, translated from the coding sequence GTGACGATTGATTGGGACGAAAAAAAGGCCCTGCTACAGGAACCGAACATCGCAAAGGTAACCCAGCTTTGCGATGAACTCATGGAGAAGAAGCCCGGTTCCAGGGTCCCCTACATCGACCCCGTCCACGACGAAGATGAGTGCAGGATCATCAGCCTCCAGGCCAGCCCAGGCAAGGGCACCGAGTCCGGATTTGTCTCCCACAACAACGATGACGAAGCTGCCCGGCGGGCCACCCAGATCTACGAACTCGCTGAGCTGGATCCCCGCTACGTCATGCCGTGGAATGCCTACCCTTGGGTCCGTGAAAGCGGCAGCCCGTCGGCCCTGAGTGTCCAGGAGAAGACCGACGGCCTGCGTCCTTTCCGGCAGTTCCTCAAAATCAACTCCCGGGTGTCCGCGATCATTGCTCATGGGACTGACGCGTCCACGTTCCTCACCCTGTTCGAGAAGACCTACCATTCATCGCTGAAGAACGCCGGCATCAAAATCTACAAGGCCTCCGCCCTCGGCGGCAGGGCCTTTGCTGTTTCCGAAGCCAAGCAGGAAGAGCTGCTGGCCAAGAGCGTTGACACCTACCGTGACGCCATGCAGCGGGCAGGAATCCAGCACCTGTAG
- a CDS encoding DedA family protein, with translation MTGFIDGLLNVSPIVAYVAVFCLVFAEDALFVGFVIPGETAAVLGGVVASRGEVQLGIMMALVVGAAIIGDSVGYEVGKHLGSRILESKALRRHAGRLENAQDFLRRKGGSAVFLGRFTAFFRAVMPALAGTSRMPYGRFLAWNSVGGIVWGIGFVLLGFLAGNSYEAVAQAVGRDLAVVIAAVAVAALIVWHLHSRRRRQLRRAANQRQD, from the coding sequence ATGACGGGTTTCATCGACGGCCTCCTGAACGTCAGCCCGATCGTGGCGTACGTTGCCGTCTTCTGCCTGGTATTTGCCGAGGACGCATTGTTTGTCGGCTTCGTCATCCCAGGCGAAACAGCAGCCGTCCTCGGGGGCGTGGTGGCCAGCCGGGGCGAGGTGCAGCTGGGCATCATGATGGCCCTGGTGGTGGGTGCCGCCATCATTGGCGACAGCGTCGGCTATGAGGTGGGCAAGCATCTGGGCTCCCGCATCCTGGAGTCAAAGGCGCTCCGCCGCCACGCCGGGAGGTTGGAGAACGCGCAGGACTTCCTCCGCCGGAAGGGCGGTTCCGCTGTCTTCCTTGGCCGGTTCACTGCCTTCTTCCGGGCTGTCATGCCAGCCCTCGCCGGCACGTCCCGGATGCCCTACGGCCGGTTCCTCGCCTGGAACTCCGTGGGCGGCATCGTCTGGGGCATCGGCTTCGTCCTGCTGGGCTTCCTCGCAGGCAACTCCTACGAGGCCGTCGCCCAGGCAGTGGGCCGGGATCTCGCCGTCGTCATCGCTGCTGTGGCCGTGGCGGCGCTCATAGTTTGGCACCTCCATTCACGACGGCGGCGGCAGCTGCGGCGCGCCGCCAACCAACGGCAGGACTAG
- a CDS encoding FadR/GntR family transcriptional regulator, protein MNLSDSRTAGQPAHRPLARLSAAEAVFNAIRGDIESGAIPVGSKLSSESTLSQQYGVSRSVIREALRSCTALGLTVTRTGKGTFVIASKVANDLTLGQYSARDLTEARPHIEVPAAGLAAERRTPEELDVLRGIVAAMAAETDPESWVALDSSFHATIARASGNKVFASVVADIRDALAHQSETLNMVADRQHASDIEHQQILAAIETGSAENARAAMAHHLEAVGEALESILNS, encoded by the coding sequence GTGAACCTGTCAGACAGCCGGACAGCAGGACAGCCTGCACACCGTCCCCTTGCCCGGCTCAGCGCTGCCGAGGCGGTGTTCAACGCCATCCGCGGGGACATCGAATCCGGTGCGATTCCGGTGGGAAGCAAGCTCAGTTCAGAGTCCACCCTCTCGCAGCAGTACGGAGTCAGCCGCTCGGTCATCCGGGAAGCCCTCCGCTCCTGCACGGCCCTGGGCCTCACGGTCACCAGGACCGGAAAGGGCACGTTCGTCATTGCCAGCAAGGTGGCCAATGACCTAACCCTGGGGCAATACTCCGCACGGGACTTGACGGAAGCGCGTCCCCACATCGAGGTCCCGGCTGCAGGCCTGGCAGCGGAGCGGCGCACTCCGGAGGAACTCGACGTCCTCCGCGGGATCGTCGCCGCCATGGCCGCGGAAACGGATCCGGAATCCTGGGTGGCGCTGGATTCCAGCTTCCATGCCACCATTGCGCGCGCCAGTGGCAACAAAGTGTTCGCGAGCGTCGTGGCTGACATCCGCGACGCATTGGCCCACCAGTCCGAGACACTGAACATGGTGGCTGACCGCCAGCACGCCTCCGATATTGAGCACCAGCAGATCCTTGCCGCCATCGAGACCGGTTCCGCGGAAAACGCCCGCGCCGCCATGGCCCACCACCTGGAAGCCGTGGGCGAAGCCCTGGAATCCATCCTCAACAGCTAG
- a CDS encoding asparaginase has protein sequence MPSPVFSAAHTAAPDKLALPQHIPLAAALRDGLLESVHYGSGIALAADGSVAAAAGDPLTPFYPRSALKPLQAVAMVRAGLELPADLLALAAASHSGAAVHRDGALRILELHGLATTDLENSTDLPYGTTEREDWLRNGGRATRITQNCSGKHAAMAATCAINGWPVQGYLDPSHPLQQLVARTVIDLTGEEPAGVSTDGCGTPLFALTLQGMARAFGRIAQAAARHDGDLDPTNAEAAVGLAMQQHPHMVAGEGRDVTELMRLLPGAVAKDGFEGVQLVGLADGSAVAVKISDGGDRARMPATVRLLEALGVDTEPLGEIATAPVLGGGHQVGLLLATDFLNTTQSTPDNEAL, from the coding sequence ATGCCATCCCCCGTGTTTTCTGCTGCCCACACCGCTGCCCCGGACAAGCTGGCCCTGCCACAGCACATCCCGCTGGCAGCCGCCCTCCGCGACGGCCTGTTGGAAAGTGTCCATTATGGTTCAGGGATTGCGCTTGCGGCTGACGGTTCAGTGGCGGCAGCCGCAGGTGACCCGCTGACTCCGTTCTATCCCCGCTCCGCTCTCAAGCCCCTGCAGGCCGTGGCCATGGTCCGTGCCGGCCTGGAACTCCCTGCAGATCTCCTGGCGTTGGCCGCCGCGAGCCATTCGGGCGCGGCAGTGCACCGGGACGGCGCCCTGCGCATCCTGGAACTGCACGGTCTGGCCACCACCGACCTGGAAAACAGCACCGATCTCCCCTATGGCACCACCGAGCGCGAGGACTGGCTGCGCAATGGCGGCCGCGCCACCCGGATCACCCAGAACTGCTCCGGGAAGCACGCCGCCATGGCCGCAACCTGTGCGATCAACGGCTGGCCCGTACAGGGCTACCTGGATCCCTCCCACCCGCTGCAGCAGCTCGTCGCCCGGACCGTCATTGACCTGACCGGCGAGGAGCCGGCCGGCGTGAGCACCGATGGCTGCGGGACCCCGTTGTTCGCCCTCACCCTCCAGGGCATGGCGCGCGCCTTTGGCCGGATCGCCCAGGCAGCCGCACGGCACGACGGCGACTTGGATCCCACGAACGCGGAAGCCGCCGTCGGGCTCGCCATGCAGCAACACCCACACATGGTGGCCGGGGAAGGCCGCGACGTCACCGAACTGATGCGACTTCTGCCCGGCGCCGTGGCCAAGGACGGCTTTGAGGGCGTCCAGCTGGTGGGCCTGGCTGACGGCAGTGCCGTGGCCGTGAAGATTTCCGACGGCGGCGACCGCGCCCGGATGCCCGCCACCGTGCGCCTGCTGGAGGCGCTGGGCGTGGACACCGAACCCCTCGGTGAGATCGCCACCGCACCCGTGCTGGGCGGCGGCCACCAGGTGGGCCTGCTGCTGGCCACTGACTTCCTGAACACCACCCAGTCCACGCCCGACAACGAAGCCCTGTGA